The nucleotide sequence aacttttgctcaaactttttgtcctctcttcctcctagccattcctccttgcttcaacctttctccaagctttcttcacctatcattaatcaaccaaacacatcaaagctttgctcaaaaccatgagatattcattctttcataatatgtgacaattatagcataaaacctcatgaaatagcatgaattcatacatggttgattaaatcaatggaagcatgaaaatctacccaattggcttgcttatggcttaagaaagtgcataattcaattgaaaacaaaagaaaaaggctagtgaaactaggctaagatgacttgtcatcaacggACAGCTCCTTTTATGGAGGTTCATACGGGCACAGATCTTCACTCCTCATGGTGAACTTCCTTCCTATGCTCTCATGAATCAGTTCAACATGATCCATAGACAATATCCAGTTCACAGTGTATGGTATGACTGCACTTcttgtgaagacaactctcatgccaggtgaaaaGTCCTCAGTTGGAATCTTTTTATTCCTCCAGCCCTTGGGTACTTTGTCCTTGGTGCCTTTTTCCTCAATGGTTGGTGGTGAAtatctaacaccaaacttaggtttgatgtcaggggaTTCTGTATGGCTTTACACAGAGAGAGAAGGTTGAAACACTAAGTGTTGTATTATAGTACCTCCTTTATTAGAGAGAGAGTAAGGGTTGGGCATCTTAAACATTATATGGTCTTCCCATAACCTCAGAAATAACTCTCCTCTCTCGACATCAATCAACGCCTTTCCAGTAGCTAGGAATAgccttccaaggataatggagtCGTTATTGTCCTCTCCAATATCAAGTatcacaaagtctgcagggaggtaaaggtcttcaacctttacaagGATGTTCTCCACTATTCCAAATGCCCACATTAGGGACTTGTCTATCGTCTCCAATGAGATCCTTGTGGGCTGCACCTCTTGGATTCCCATCATCTTCATCAAAAAGAAAAGCATCCGATTTTTATGCTTGATCCAAGGTTGCATGGTGCCTTCTCAAATATAATGGTCCCTATAGTGCAGGGAATCAAGAAGCTTTCAGGGTCTGGGATTTTCTGAGGTAGCTATTTTTGTACTAATGTACTACACTTCTTGGTCAACACCACAGTTTTATCTCCCCTCAGGGACTTCTTCTCAGAAATCACACATTTCAAACAGGGCATATAGGGGGTTTCTTCTCCAACACCTCAACAAGAGAAATATTGACTTGTAACTTCTTAAGGACTGCCAAAAATTGAGCAATTTGCTCATCCTCAGTCTCTTTTTGCATGTCTAGAGAGTGTTGTAGTTTGGGCTCCTTTATCTCTATAGGGACGTGTACAAGTGTACTCCCAGTCTCTTCTTGAGCCTTGTTCTCCCTCAAATCCTCAGCAGCATGCTCCTCCTTGGTTTCGGCCTCCTTGTCCATAGTGAACACCTtgtactcttctcttggatttaccTATGTGTTACTAGGGAGAGTGTTGGGAGGTCTCTCAAGTATCCTGCTGCTCAACTGACCCATCTGTATCTCCAAGTTCTAAATTGAGGACCGAGTCTCTGCCATAAAGCTATGAGTGGTCTTGGAAAGGTCAGAAACTATCGTGGCCAAGTCCGAAAGGCTTTGCTGAGACATTTTCATCTGCTGCTGAGAGGGTTGGAAttgtctgttgttgaacctattttgaTTGGTTCCACCCtgattattgaagccttgttgaggcctttgttagtctctccacccaaagttaaGGTGACTTCTCCATCCCTGATTAAAATTGTTTGTATAGGGATCATTTCTGGAATTTCTAGAGGaatttcccatgtaattcacttcctcCATGGTAGTCTGAGTAATGTCACCAACGTCTTTATAGGGTGCCTCTTGAGTGTTAATAGCTAAAACCTGCATCCCGCTTAGGTGTTAGGATATCATGCTAATTTGCTGGGATAtaagcttgttttgagccaaaatggCGTCCAGTGTGTCCACTTCCATGACTCCTCTCTTCTAAGTAGCCCCAatgttcacagggttcctctcagaagtatacatgtattagttgttggcaaccatctcaatgagctcgTGTGCTTCCTCAagcgtcttcttcatgtgcagTGATTCACCTGCAGAGTGATCCAGTGACATCTTGGCCATTTTAGAGAGGCCATCATAAAAGATCTCTAGCATAACCCAATCTAAGATCATGTcgggaggacatctcctgatcaactacttgtatctctcccaagcttcatagagggactctccctctttctgtctgaaggtctggacctccactctaagcttactcagcttctgGGGTCGAAAGAACTTGGCCAGAAATTCAGTGACCACCTTGTCCCAAGTGTCCAAGCTTTTCTTGGGTTGAGGATCCAGCCACAACTTTACTCTGTCCcttacagcaaaggaaaagagcatgagcttgtaaaccTCGAGGTTCACTCTATTCgtcttaacagtgtcatagaTATGCAGGAAGTCGGATATGAACTTGTTGGGGTCCTTCTgtgggagtccatgaaactgacaGTTCTGTTGCACTAGAGTGACCAATTGAGGCTTGAACTCGAAGTTGTTAGCACCAATGGCAGGTATAGATATACTGCACTCATAGAAGTCAGCAATGGGTGCAGTGTACAAGCCAAGCACCTCCCTTGCATGCTCTTCAGTGTTTAGATCAGCTGCCATAGTGGTCTCTTCAGCTTCCTTCTCAAAGTTTTCCATGAGATTCTCTATGGCTTTATAAGCTTTAGTTTGTTGCAAACGCTGCcttaaggtcctctcaggttctagATCAAAATTAAGAAGGGGTttcttatccctgttcctgctcataaacaacaaaaaacaaagaaaaggtgggagtctctatgtcagagtatagggaactcccagtgagatatccaaaaagaaataaaatagaagaaagcaagcAATTaacgaaaaaaaaattcaaaaataagaatgcaagatttaatcttaaaaattttgaaaattaaaacaaaaggatttaaaattttcgaaattcaaagagaaaaaggaaatactaaagaacactaaacttaaaatttaaaactaagaaaaaataaatagtactaatttcaaaaatttaaagaaaatactaacagacaccaaacttaaaatttgaaacagaatgaaaataaaataactaaaacaaaattcgaaaataaatggaaaaataaataagataaaattgaaaattaagaaaaataaacaaaataggaataaaaaattaaatataaagataattaaataaaaacaagtaaaaataCGTAATTTAAGCAACAAGACAaccggtagttgtcaatcacaaacaatccccagcaacggcaccaaaaacttggtgcacgaaattagaactcgcacaactttaccggcaagtgcaccaggtcatctaagtaatacatcaggtgaatgagggtcgattccacgaggattgtcggactgagcaagcAATAGCTATCCCATtagacttagtcaggcaaacagtaAAAGATAGTTGTTGGGGTAAAATGCATAAGTAGTAAAGAGCAAGTAAACAATGCAAATAAACAGGTTTAGAGTAAAACAATGATGAAAAAATAGTTAAGGTCTCAGAGATGattatctttccggattaaaatatcttaccaactattttaacaatgagtgattcattttATAGCAAACCATAAGTGATTAAGCCCTAATCTCTTAGCGATTTAATCTCCTATAATCCTCATCGAAAGCGACTCTCGTGGTCATTCAATTCAGATCAGAGAGTGAAGTTCATAAAACTAATTTAGTGTCACAAAAATCTTAATTACCCAAAGTTAacaggattttatgtcacatatcccaattagtccGGGTAATTCACAGTTTAGGAGGAGTattttcaagctgtagctcaagcgagatagctctctcgagaatcacaagaactcatgtagaataagggtcatactcttgttccacccaaattcataagattaagtacgaaaacaacaccttagaattgaatcaaacattaattaaaatagaagaataataatcctaatccatagaaataaatagaactcctaaccttaaccaggagatttagttgctcataacttttcaAAGTAAACATGTTTCTGAAAAGATGCAAAAGGAAGAAGATCTCCCCTAAACATTGATCACCTCCTTAAATACTAACCAAATAATAAATGCTAatcctaaaagatattattttaaattaaaaattacaaagataaaataagataagtcTGAGaggtgctaaatccacttgaagGCCCAATTGGTGAGTGGCTCGGACAGcaagctggcattcaacgccaggattgggtgttgaacacccagaaGGGAAGCGTGCCTCTGACTTCATGCCCcctgctagcgttgaacgccaggttgggcgttcagtgcccaggGGGGAGATGACAACATTTTTATTTCTTGCTCCAAGCTTTTCTAAATTGCTCCGAATTTCtgataaaaccataaaaacaaaagaaaaactcaaagtagcatccaaaggtgaattttgcactaaaatataataaaacttaataaaatctaactaaaaacaactaaaaaagggtataagatgctcatgcatcaagaTTCCTGTATAACACATTTTATGATTAGGGTTGCAGTTAATTTAAAAATGGTATAACCAATGATGTTTACTCACGTAATATTTCGTAGCCCGCCAATAAAAAAatctcttctttgttttctttaacGAATGTACgagtatacttgaaggtctctgTCATTGTCGCCTCATGATCTAATAACTTAGACTACACATTTTGAAGCCACATGTTAAGTGAAGTAATAATGAAATTATATTAAGAATAAACAAacttaataacaaaataaaataaattacttaCAAGCATGGCCTTAGTCTTCATGAAAGTCACTGACCAACTGGTATACTTCGACAATCTGGCCAATGCCCTATTAGCTCTGTTGGTGAGTTGGTGACGCTTGACCCCTTCATCAGTCTCCTAATGGACGTACAATAACTTCTTAATGTCTAGGCAGAGCCAAATGGGAAGGTGATGCCGGTGCTGACGTACATCCTCCAACATCTGCTGAAGCCGCCTAACCATCCGATGGTGGAAGATCTTCCTGATCATAAGATCATGAGTCTTGTCCCATATAAAGTTCTCCTGCAGAAAGAACATTTAACACGAGTTAATcgaaaataaatacataattaaataaaatagaaaatataaacTAACACTAAGGTTTGAATATGTTGAGTTCTTACTGACCACTTTTGAAACCATCGCTATCTGGTCTCAGCTGCGATCTTCTTGTAGCTCGGCCATGGGTAGTCATACATCAGATTGATGATATTAGTGCACTCCTATGTACCTGCATTATTATTTGGTGCAAAGCTATCAATGAAAAACTTAGGATTAGTAGTTTACTAAAAAGTTATTCGAAGTTTTCTATAAACTTtaattatatttagatttttttttaaatttcagcaGAGTCTCATTTATAACTAGAATACGCCAAAAATTACATCCATCAATAATTCACGTAAACAGCAATAattatcaacaatcaacaaacaagAATCAAGAATCAAACAGCAACATCCATCAACAATCAAGAATTATCAATTAATTAAGGTTATTAGTTTCATCAATATGGCATTATATGACTTAAGCAGCAACATCCATCAACGATCAAGAATTATTAAACACAATAAGTAGTTCAAACCTACTAAACTAAATCAAACCTATCTTAATAacttaaatccactaaaactagaAAATTGGTGTAACTAAATTAAACTGACTAACTAAAATAGTTTGCACACAAAAGACATAAACTAGTACTCATGCTGAAGTCCCATCAGGCCAAATTGTCATCTGTACAATGAGAGGTGGTGGAAGGGCTTCTGACGGGGATCCATGAGAGGATTCTGGCACTACGGTGTCTGTCGTTGGAGGCAGCATTGTTGAATTAATAAGAGCTTGGGGTTCAAACCTTCAACTTGATTCGTCTATCCTTCTTTATTAAGAAAACTACAGCTGCATCTAGCAAATTCTTCATCAACATTATATAAGATTTGTCTATGGAGAACTAATCATTGAGTACCCTTAGAAAGCATGTCACATGTGTTTGTCTTCTATATCATTTTATCACTCCAAGATCACAAGAACATTTCATAGTGCATTTGCACGCTGGAATTCACATGAATTCTTCGAGTTCCTC is from Arachis ipaensis cultivar K30076 chromosome B01, Araip1.1, whole genome shotgun sequence and encodes:
- the LOC107605110 gene encoding uncharacterized protein LOC107605110 produces the protein MGIQEVQPTRISLETIDKSLMWAFGIVENILVKVEDLYLPADFVILDIGEDNNDSIILGRLFLATGKALIDVERGELFLSHTESPDIKPKFGVRYSPPTIEEKGTKDKVPKGWRNKKIPTEDFSPGMRVVFTRSAVIPYTVNWILSMDHVELIHESIGRKFTMRSEDLCPYEPP